TTCGCCGGCGCTCGGCTATCATGCGCCGGCCAAAATTGCAGAAGGATTCCCGATGAAGAAGAGGCAGTTCCTGGCGGCCGCGGCCGCAGGTGTCGCGGCCCCGCTGGCCGCACACGCGCAAAAGAAAAATGACAAGCGCTCGAGCGGTGGCCCGGCGTTGCTCACGGTGACGGGCGCCATCAGCAAGACGAATCGCGGACCGTTCGATGCCGTGCTCGACCAGATGATGGGCAAGCAGAAGCTGGCCTTCGACAAGGCGCATGCCTTCGATTTCGCCCAACTCGCGGCGATGCCGGCGGTGACGATCAAGCCGACCCTGGAATACGACCAGAGGCCGCACGAACTGCGCGGCCCCCTGCTCAGCACCGTGCTGCAGGCGGCCGGCGCCACCGGCGGCAAGCTGGCGATGCGGGCGATCGACGGCTACGCACCGGCGATCAGCGTGGCAGATGCCCAGAAGTACCGCTTCATCGTCGCGACGCACCTGGACGGCAAGCCTATGCCCCTGGGCGGACTGGGCCCCCTGTGGGCCGTGTATGACGCCGACCGCTTCCCCGACATGGCGGCCAAGCCGGTGGACCAGCGTTTTGCCTTGTGCCCCTGGGGCCTCTACCACATCGACGTGCAGAGCTGAGCCGCTTCCTGCTGGCTTCCCAGTGGCCGGGCAAATGCCTTACAGTGGGCCAATTCACCTTCAGGAGGCGTCCACTGTGGCAACCCCGAATTACGGTTACGAGAAACGACAAAAAGAGTTGGCTAAGAAGAAGAAGAAGGAAGACAAGCTCAAGGCCAAGGCCGAACGCAAGGCCGGCCTTGGCGATGCGGGGCAGGGAAGTGCCGAAGAGCCTGCGGAAGTGCAGATGGACGGCGCCCCGCCCGCGCCGCGGATTGGAGAGTAGGCCCGCTCAGGCTTCGTCGGCCAGCGACTCGGCCAGCGCCGCCATCGCCGCGGCCGAGCGGTCGGCGAGCACCAGGTCGTGCGCCTGTCCGAAACGCTTGAAGTTGCGCTGTATCGACGCCGCGTAGCCCGGGTCGTAGTGCTTCTCAAGCAGTTCGCGCACCACGCTCTCGCAATCGCCGGCGCGCACCCGGTCCTGCCACTGTCCGACCAGCGCTTTGCCACGCAGCTGTGTCAAGGCCGCAAGGCGTTCGCAGAAGAAGGCACCGTCCTTGACGAAGAAGTCGTAGTCTTCCATCAGCAGCGCCACGCGCTCCTCGTCGGCCAAGACCAGGCGCAGGCACTCGCCCTGGCGCATGCATTCAATCAGGGCCTCGGGCACCGCCAGGTTGCCGACCTTGCGGCTTTCGCTCTCGACGAACACCGGGCGCGACGGGTCAAACCCGCGCAGCCGGTTCCAGACCAGGGTGTCGAAATGCTTTTGCGAAGGCTGCGATTGACCCGGAATCAGGCCCAGCACCGAGCTGCGGTGGCTCGCCAGTCCTTCCAGGTCGAGCACCTGCGCGCCGGCAGCGTCCAGCGCCTGCAACAGCCGCGTCTTGCCGGAGCCGGTGGGCCCGCAGATCACGCGCCAGCGCAGCCGCTGGGCCAGCGGCGGGAGCGACCCCAGCACCGCGCCACGGAAGGCCTTGTAGCCGCCTTCGACCAGCGTCACGCGGAAGCCGATCTGGCCCAGCACGAGGGCCAGCGACCCGCTGCGCTTGCCGCCGCGCCAGCAGTAGGCCAGCGGCTGCCAGGTGCGGGGTTTCTCCAGCACGAAGCGTTCGATGTGCCGGGCGATGTTGGCCGCGACGAGGGCGGCGCCGCGCTTTTGCGCCTCGAAGGGGCTCACCTGCTTGTAGATGGTTCCGATTAGCTCGCGCTCGGCGTTGTTGAGCGACGGCCAGTTCACGGCCCCGGGCAGGTGGTCGTCCTGGAACTCGGCTTCAGTGCGCGCATCGATGATGGTGCTGAACTCGGAGAGCCGCTCCATGGCCTCCGCGGCGGGAATGGCCTGCACGCTCATCGCAGGAGCTTCTTCAGGTCGGGCCAGACGTTGTCCAGCATGCGCGGCTGCGCCTCGGCCGTCGGGTGGATGCGGTCGGGCTGAAACCAGCGCGCCGGGTCCGGCCCGTCGACGAGGCCCGCCAGCAGGAAGGGCGCGCCGGAGGCCTGGTTGGCCTTGGCCACCTTCTCGAACAGCCCGGCGAAGCGGTTGGCATAGTCGGCGCCGTAGTTCGGCGGCACCTGCACGCCCACGATCAGCACGCTGGCGCCGGACTTGCGCGCGGCTTGCGCCATGTGGGCCAGGTTGTCCTCGGTCATCTGCAAGGGTAGCCCCCGCAGCGCGTCGTTGCCACCGAGTTCGATGACCACGATATCGGGCTTGTGCTGCGTGAGCAGGGACTGCAGCCGCGACCGGCCACCGGATGTCGTGTCGCCGCTGATGCTGGCGTTGACGAGCCGGGCGGCGATCTTCTGCTGCGACAGCCGCTCCTGTAGCAGCGCGACCCAGCCGGTGCCGCGGGACAAGCCATACTCGGCGCTCAGGGAGTCGCCGACCACCAGGATCGTCCGGGGCGCCGCGGCGTTCGCGAGCGTCCAGGGAGCGGTCAGCGCCGCCGCGATAAAGTGGCGGCGTTTCCAACCTGCACAAGAAATGTCCGAATCCATCATCTCCGTCGAGCACGTACACAAGTCCGTCAGCGATTCGACGGGCACGCTCGACATTTTGCGCGATATCCATTTTTCGCTCGCGCCTCGCGAAACCGTCGCGATCGTCGGCGCGTCCGGGTCCGGCAAGAGCACGCTGCTGTCCATCATTGCCGGCCTGGACACGCCCACGCGCGGCACTGTCCGGCTGGCCGGCCAGGACCTGTTCGTGCTGGACGAGGACGATCGGGCGGCGCTGCGGGCGCGCCAGGTGGGCTTCGTGTTCCAGAGCTTCCAACTGCTGGGCAATCTCACCGCGCTGGAAAACGTGATGCTGCCGCTGGAGCTGGCCGGGCGGCGCGACTCGCGCAAGGCCGCCGCCGAGATGATGGAGCGGGTGGGCCTGGGCGCCCGCCTGGGCCACTATCCCAAGGTGCTGTCAGGCGGCGAGCAGCAACGGGTGGCGCTGGCCCGCGCCTTCGTCGTGCAGCCGGCCGTGCTGCTGGCCGACGAGCCGACCGGCAGCCTCGACTTCGCCACGGGCGAGACTGTCATGCAGCTGATGTTCGACCTGAACCGGGAGCGGGGCACGACCCTGGTGCTGGTGACGCACGACCGCGGCATCGCGGCGCGTTGCGAACGGCGCATCAGCATCGACGCCGGCCGCGTTGCCAATGACGAGGCCGCCGCGGTTCCTGGTCCGGCTAGTGCCGCCTTGGCAGGGAGTGCTTGAGGGAGCGCAGGAACAGTTCCCGCTGTGCGGGCTGGTCGATGTTGCCTGCCACGGCCTCGACGAAATGCTTGAAGCTGGGCGAGCGTGCGGCTTCCCTCTGGACCAGCACCCGGGCCATCGGGCCGATGTATCTCGACAGCTGCTGTTCCACTGCGGCGATCTCTTCGGGCGTCGCGTCCAGCCGCGGGACCGAACGCCTCGCGACCGGCGTGCGCGCGGACGAGTCGCGCCTTCCGCTGGCGGGCTGGCTGACCGGGGCGCTGTGGCCGCCGGCGCTGAAGGCTTCGCGCGACTTGGGTTCCTGGATGGAGGGGGCGAGCGCCTTGCGCAGCGCCGCCGTGGTGGGCGCCAGCGCCTGCGCCTTGCGCACCAGCACCCTGGCCAGCGGGCCGATGTGGCGCGCGAGCTCGGCCTCGATCTCGTGGACCTCGCCCGGATCGAGCGACGTGCCCTTGACGGGCAGGGTCTGGGTGTAGCCGGTGGAAGGCCCTTCGCGCTGGGTGGTATGCACGCCGCGCTGTGCGGCCACCGCGTACACCTCGTGCATGCGGCCGTGCTTGTCCTCATGCTGGCCGAGGAACTGGAACAGGCCGGCCGTGTCGTCGGTGATGCGCGAGATCACGTCGTAGTACGAGCGCGAGACCAGCACCTGGTTGCTGCGCGCGAAGTCCATCACGCGCTGCGCGACGTTGATGCCGTCGCCGACGACGTTCACCCGGTCGTTGATGTCGGAGATCACGCGCACCGGGCCCATGTGCAGGCCGATGCGCACCGTCAGGGCTCGGCGCTGCTGCAGCAGGTCGCGCAGCAGCATGGCGGAGTTGAGCGCCTCCTCCGGGTCGCCCATGAAGCAGATCGCGGCGCCGTCGCCGGTGTCGATCGAGATGCGGCTGTCCTCAGGCACCCCCCTGAGCGCCCTGGCCAGCATGTCGTTGAACAGTTTCCGCAGCGCCACCTGGTCGTCGACCGAGCGCTGCGAGTAGCCCACCAGGTCCAGGAACATGATGGTGCACAGCAGGTTGCGGCGCATGGAACTCGTGCTGCCGGAGGGCACGCTGCCGGGCATCGAGGGGGCGTGGCCGGCAACGGCTATGGCGGCCGGGTCCGGCGCGACTTCGATGTCGACCTGCGGGCGCTCCGGCTGGTCCGCGTCCTGGATGGCGGCCCTGAACGGCGACACCGCCTGCGGGCGCCGGCTCTCGTCCGGGTGCATGGCCCACTCGACCGCCAGCAGCAGCGGCGCGCCGAACACCCCGGCCTCGGCCAGGCTGGACACGGGAAGCATGCTGTCCTGCTTGACGCGGGCGGCCGATTCCATCGGCTTCTTGCCCGTCATCATCCAGTACATGACCGCGCCGATGGAATAGAGGTCGGTCCACGGCCCCTGGTTGCCTTGCGAGTGGTACTGCTCGAAGGGCGCGAAACCGGGGCTGACGATATTGGTGAGGTCCTGTTGCGCCGAGACGCGCCGCGCCGCGCCGAAATCCAGCAGCACCGGCGTGCCGTCGGCGCGCACGTAGATGTTGTCGGGCTTGATGTCCCGGTGCAGGAAGCCGTTCTTGTGGACGGCTTCCAGCCCGTCGAGCAGCGGGTGGATGACGGACAGCAGCGCATGCCGCGACAGCGGCGCGTTCTGCGGCACCCAGCGCTTGAGCGACTGCCCCGATTCGTACTCCATGACGATGTACGCCGTTCCGTTCTCGCGGAAGTAGCGCAGCACGCGCACGATGTTGGGGTGCCGAAAGGTCGCCAGGGCGCGCGCCTCGTCGAGGAAGCGCTCCAGGCCCCAGTCGTACTGCTCCTGGTGGGCGGCGTTTCCGCCGCGCACCCGTACCGAGCTGTCGGATTCGCGCGTGACCAGGTCGCCGGGGAAGTATTCCTTGATGGCGACCGGCAGCTGCAGGTTGCTGTCGCGCGCGAGATAGGTGATGCCGAAGCCGCCGCCGCCCAGCGTCCGCTCGATCTCGTAGTCGGCCAGCCGCATGCCCGCGGGCAGGGATGCGGCGTCGCCCGGTGCGGGCGGCGCGCTGACGGGAGCGGCGTCCGCTGTCATCCTTGGCAGGCCCGCCGGGCTAGTGGTCGGCGATCATCTGCATGGCCTTCTCCAGGCTGCGGCGCATGCGGTTGAATGAACTGCCCAGGACGGCCACTTCGTCCCTGCCCTTTTCGTTGAATTCAGGCACGCCGAAGTCACCGGTCGAGATCTTGTCCGCCGCCTCGGACATCTTGCGGATCGGGCGCACGATGAGCCAGGACAGCATGATGTTCAGCGCGATGAAGACGGCGGCGAAAACGGCGGCCAGCGAAGCCATGAACGTGGTGAATGCGCGTTCAGCCTTGGCGAGTGGCACGTCCATCGGCACGGTGACCAGTTGGGCGCCGACAATCTCGTTGTGCTTCCAACCGAAGCCGTTGGCCTCACCATAGATCTTGATCATGGTGGGCGGGGCGGAAGAGGCGGTGCCGTGGCACTGCAGGCAGCCGGCGTTGGAGATCTGGATCGGGCGGGCGATGAACAGGCTGCGGCCGGTGGAAGACTGGCGCTCGGACACGATTTCCTTGTCGCCATAGTTGCGGAAGCGGTTCACCACGTCCGCTTCCCAGTCGAGCGTGCGGTTGCGCGGGTTGGTGGGGTTGAGCACGGCTTCCTTGTACGAGTACTCGGGGTACTTCTTGCGCAGCGTGTTGATGGTCTCGGTGGCGGCGAAAGCAGGCACGGTTTGGGGCAGGAAGACCTCGTCGAGCTGCTTCATCAGGTGCGGGCGGATCTGGTCGACCGTGTAGGTGCGCACCGAAAGGGCCGATTCGAGCATCAGGCGGGCATCGCGCACCACCTCGTCGCGGGCGTTTTCCAGGAGCAGCTGGCGCGACACATACGCTGCCGCCGCCAGGCCGGCGGCGAAAACGACGATCAGCACCAGGTTGAATTTGAGTCGCAGTCCCATACCCACTCGCTCCTTACGGCCGAGTTTATACATGGGACCGGGCCGTACCAACCGATAATTCCGTGATGTCTTCCGCGAAAGTGCTGTTCGGATTCCATGCTGTGGGCGTGCGGCTCAAGACCGCGCCACGCTCGATCATCGAGATCTACGCCGACCCGTCCCGCAAGGATGCGCGCATGCGCCAGTTCCTCGCCCGTGCCGCCGAAGCCGGCGTGCGGGTCATCGAGGCCGACGGCGTGCGCATCGCCAAGCTGGCCGGCAGCCACGGCCACCAGGGCGTCGCCGCCCGCGCCGAGCCGGTGGCCAGGTCGAATTCGCTGGACGACCTGCTGGATGCGCTGCAGGGGCCGGCCTTGCTGCTGGTGCTCGATGGGGTGACCGACCCGCACAACCTGGGCGCCTGCCTGCGGGTGGCCGACGGCGCCGGCGCCCATGCGGTGATTGCGCCCAAGGACCACGCCGTGGGCGTCAATGCCACCGTCGCCAAGGTGGCCAGCGGCGCCGCCGAGACGGTGCCGTACTTCATGGTCACCAACCTCGCGCGCACGCTGGGGGAGCTGAAGGAGCGCAACATCTGGTGCGTGGGCACCAGCGACGACGCGCCGCGCACGCTCTACCAGGCCGACCTCAAGGGGCCGCTGGCCTGGGTGCTGGGGGCCGAGGGCGCCGGCATGCGCCAGCTGACGCGCAAGAACTGCGACGAACTGGTGAGCATTCCCATGCGCGGCGGGGTGGAAAGCCTCAACGTCTCGGTGGCCAGCGGCGTCTGCCTGTACGAAACGCTGAGGCAGCGCTCGTGATCGACCAAGTGCGCCAATGGGTAGTCGATGCCCGGCGCATCGCCGTCCTCACCGGCGCCGGCATGAGCGCCGAGTCCGGCGTGCCCACCTTCCGCGACGCGCAGACCGGGCTGTGGGCCCGGTTCGATCCGCAGCAGCTGGCGACCGAGGAGGCCTTCCGCGCCAACCCGGCCCTGGTCTGGGATTGGTATGCGATGCGGCGCGCCATGATCGCCGAGGTCGCGCCGAACGTCGGCCATGTCGCACTGGCCGCCTTCGCCCAGCGGCATCCGGGGCGCCTGACCCTGATCACGCAGAACGTCGACGGCCTGCATCAGCGCGCCGGCAGCCCGGGCGTGCTGGCCCTGCACGGCAACATCATGGAGGACCGCTGGCTCGATGTGCCGCGCACCTGCTGCGGGACGCAGGCGCCGCTGCCGGGGCGCCCGCCGAAGTGCGGCGTGTGCGGCAACCTGCGCCGGCCGGCGGTGGTCTGGTTCTGCGAGATGCTGCCCGAACAGGCCTTCGAGGAGGCCGAGCGCGCCGCGCGCGAGTGCGAGCTGATGCTGGTGGTCGGCACCTCGGGCGTGGTCTACCCTGCGGCAGGATTGGCGCGCATGGCGCGCGGCCGGGTGGCCATCCTCAATCCGGAGCCGACCGAGCTCGATGACGCGGCGGATGCCGTGCTCAGCGGCACAGCCGCCACGCTGCTGCCGCAATTGCTGGAGAACTGGCCATGAAGAGACTGATCGCGACCGCCGCCTGCACGCTGCTGCTGGCCGCCTGCACGCAGGAGCAGCAGAACAAACTGGGGCGGGACATCCAGAACTGGACCGGCACCAATGGCGTGGTCGAGGTGTACGCCGGCGACAAGCTGGTGCGCCGCTGGATCGCGGTGGACAAGCTGAGCACCGCGCTCGGCACCGATGACAACCGCATGCGCGCCTATCGGTTCGGCTATGGCGTGCTCGATGACAACCTGAACTTCACGGTTGACCCCGGGGAGAAGAAGATGTACTTCGAGGTCGGCGAGCACGTCAACTACGTCTTTTTCGAGAACCCGCGCTGAGGATGGCGATGAGAAGACTCCTGGGAACGCTGCTGCTCCTGCTGTCGGCCCTGCCGGTGCTCGGGGCGCCACGCGCGATCGACCGCGAGGTGCTCGTCGAGGCGGAGGTCGACGCCGTCTGGCAGGCCTGGACCACCTCGGAAGGCATCAAGACCTTCTTCGCCCCCGATGCGCGGGTGGAACTGCGCGTGGACGGGCCGTTCGAGATCTTCATCAATCCCTACGCCCAGCCGGGGCTCAAGGGCGCGGACGGCATGCGCATCATCGGCTTCCAGAAGAACCGCATGCTGTCCTTCACCTGGAACGCGCCGCCCAGCCTGCCCGAGGCGCGGCAGCAGCGCAGCGTGGTCGTCCTGCGCTTCGAGCCCGAGGGCGACAAGCGCACACGGGTGGTGCTGCACCACACCGGCTGGGGCGAGGGCGGCGAATGGGACCAGGCTTTCGAGTACTTTTCCAAGGCCTGGCCCAGCGTGCTGGGCAACCTGCAGAAACGCTTCGCCACGGGCCCGGTCGACTGGACCGAGTGGCTGCAGCGGATGAAGGCGACGACTCGCTGACAGGAGGTCACCATGCATATCGACGGCGCATGCCACTGCGGTGCCATCACCTTCAGCGCCGAAATCGACCCGGCCCGGGTGATGGTCTGTCACTGCACGGACTGCCAGGTCCTTTCGGGCGCGCCGTTCCGGGCGGTGGTGATTGCACCGATCGGCACGTTTTCGCTCAAGGGCAGCCCCAAGAGCTACATCAAGGTCGCGCAAAGCGGCAACCGGCGCGCGCAGGTGTTCTGCCCGGACTGCGGAACGCCGCTGTACGCGACCGCGCCCGAGAACCCCACCTCGGTCGTGATCCGGCTGGGGTGCGTCAGGCAACGGGCCCAGCTCAGGCCCGCCGCCCAGATCTGGCAGCACTCGGCCATGCCCTGGCTGCCGGACCTGTCTTCGGTGCCCGGATCGCCCGAGCAGCAAGCTTTCCTGCCGCCGCCCCCGCCGTGAGGGCGCCGGCGGTCAAAGCCAGCCCATCCAGCCGATGAGCGCCCCGGCACCCAGCAGCCAGAGCAGGTGCAGGCGCGTGCGCCAGACCAGCAGGGCGGAGACGATGGCCACGGCCCAGACCGGCCAGTCGCCAAGGTCGTAGCTGCTCCCGGTGGCCAGGATCCAGCCGGTCGCCACCAGCAGGGCGACCACGATAGGCGCCATGCCCTGCTTGAAGGCGCGGACCACCCGCAGTTCGCGGTTCTCGTGGCCCCAGCGCGCTGCCAGGTAGGCGAGCGTGGTGCTCGGGATCATGATGCCGAGCATCGTCACGGTCATGCCAAGCAGCGCGGTCGGCAGCCCGCCCGCGTTCAGGCCCACGTTCCAGCCGAGCAGGGCGATGAACAGCACGTTGGGCCCCGGGGCGGCCTGGGCGATCGCGATCGACGCGCTGAACTGCGGGTCGGTGAGCCAAGCGCGTTCGTCCACCAGGTAGCGGTGCATGTCCGGCGCGGTGGTGATGGCGCCGCCGACCGCCAGCAGCGACAGCGTCAGGTAGTGAACGAACAGCGACAGCCAGTCGGCGGCGCCCAGGGTGATGCTCATTGGCAAACCTCCGCCCTGCGGGCTGCGGTGCTATGAGCCTTCGGAGCGGCCGGGCGGAGCATCCGATAACCTCCGCCCTTGCGGGCTGCGGTGCTATGGGCCTTCGGAGCGGCCGGGCGGAGCATTCGATAACCTCCGCCCTTGCGGGCTGCGGTGCTATGAGCCTTCGGAGCGGCCGGGCGGCTCATGCCATCCCTCCCAGGCGACGCCAGGTGAGCACGCAGGCCAGGCCGCCCAGCCCGAGCAGCACGTAGGCCAGCGGCCAGCGCAGCAGGGCGACGCCAGCGAAGGTGGCGATG
Above is a window of Ramlibacter tataouinensis DNA encoding:
- the mnmH gene encoding tRNA 2-selenouridine(34) synthase MnmH is translated as MSVQAIPAAEAMERLSEFSTIIDARTEAEFQDDHLPGAVNWPSLNNAERELIGTIYKQVSPFEAQKRGAALVAANIARHIERFVLEKPRTWQPLAYCWRGGKRSGSLALVLGQIGFRVTLVEGGYKAFRGAVLGSLPPLAQRLRWRVICGPTGSGKTRLLQALDAAGAQVLDLEGLASHRSSVLGLIPGQSQPSQKHFDTLVWNRLRGFDPSRPVFVESESRKVGNLAVPEALIECMRQGECLRLVLADEERVALLMEDYDFFVKDGAFFCERLAALTQLRGKALVGQWQDRVRAGDCESVVRELLEKHYDPGYAASIQRNFKRFGQAHDLVLADRSAAAMAALAESLADEA
- a CDS encoding arylesterase; this encodes MDSDISCAGWKRRHFIAAALTAPWTLANAAAPRTILVVGDSLSAEYGLSRGTGWVALLQERLSQQKIAARLVNASISGDTTSGGRSRLQSLLTQHKPDIVVIELGGNDALRGLPLQMTEDNLAHMAQAARKSGASVLIVGVQVPPNYGADYANRFAGLFEKVAKANQASGAPFLLAGLVDGPDPARWFQPDRIHPTAEAQPRMLDNVWPDLKKLLR
- a CDS encoding ABC transporter ATP-binding protein, with the protein product MSESIISVEHVHKSVSDSTGTLDILRDIHFSLAPRETVAIVGASGSGKSTLLSIIAGLDTPTRGTVRLAGQDLFVLDEDDRAALRARQVGFVFQSFQLLGNLTALENVMLPLELAGRRDSRKAAAEMMERVGLGARLGHYPKVLSGGEQQRVALARAFVVQPAVLLADEPTGSLDFATGETVMQLMFDLNRERGTTLVLVTHDRGIAARCERRISIDAGRVANDEAAAVPGPASAALAGSA
- a CDS encoding protein kinase domain-containing protein — encoded protein: MTADAAPVSAPPAPGDAASLPAGMRLADYEIERTLGGGGFGITYLARDSNLQLPVAIKEYFPGDLVTRESDSSVRVRGGNAAHQEQYDWGLERFLDEARALATFRHPNIVRVLRYFRENGTAYIVMEYESGQSLKRWVPQNAPLSRHALLSVIHPLLDGLEAVHKNGFLHRDIKPDNIYVRADGTPVLLDFGAARRVSAQQDLTNIVSPGFAPFEQYHSQGNQGPWTDLYSIGAVMYWMMTGKKPMESAARVKQDSMLPVSSLAEAGVFGAPLLLAVEWAMHPDESRRPQAVSPFRAAIQDADQPERPQVDIEVAPDPAAIAVAGHAPSMPGSVPSGSTSSMRRNLLCTIMFLDLVGYSQRSVDDQVALRKLFNDMLARALRGVPEDSRISIDTGDGAAICFMGDPEEALNSAMLLRDLLQQRRALTVRIGLHMGPVRVISDINDRVNVVGDGINVAQRVMDFARSNQVLVSRSYYDVISRITDDTAGLFQFLGQHEDKHGRMHEVYAVAAQRGVHTTQREGPSTGYTQTLPVKGTSLDPGEVHEIEAELARHIGPLARVLVRKAQALAPTTAALRKALAPSIQEPKSREAFSAGGHSAPVSQPASGRRDSSARTPVARRSVPRLDATPEEIAAVEQQLSRYIGPMARVLVQREAARSPSFKHFVEAVAGNIDQPAQRELFLRSLKHSLPRRH
- a CDS encoding c-type heme family protein; translated protein: MGLRLKFNLVLIVVFAAGLAAAAYVSRQLLLENARDEVVRDARLMLESALSVRTYTVDQIRPHLMKQLDEVFLPQTVPAFAATETINTLRKKYPEYSYKEAVLNPTNPRNRTLDWEADVVNRFRNYGDKEIVSERQSSTGRSLFIARPIQISNAGCLQCHGTASSAPPTMIKIYGEANGFGWKHNEIVGAQLVTVPMDVPLAKAERAFTTFMASLAAVFAAVFIALNIMLSWLIVRPIRKMSEAADKISTGDFGVPEFNEKGRDEVAVLGSSFNRMRRSLEKAMQMIADH
- the rlmB gene encoding 23S rRNA (guanosine(2251)-2'-O)-methyltransferase RlmB, translating into MSSAKVLFGFHAVGVRLKTAPRSIIEIYADPSRKDARMRQFLARAAEAGVRVIEADGVRIAKLAGSHGHQGVAARAEPVARSNSLDDLLDALQGPALLLVLDGVTDPHNLGACLRVADGAGAHAVIAPKDHAVGVNATVAKVASGAAETVPYFMVTNLARTLGELKERNIWCVGTSDDAPRTLYQADLKGPLAWVLGAEGAGMRQLTRKNCDELVSIPMRGGVESLNVSVASGVCLYETLRQRS
- a CDS encoding SIR2 family NAD-dependent protein deacylase, translating into MIDQVRQWVVDARRIAVLTGAGMSAESGVPTFRDAQTGLWARFDPQQLATEEAFRANPALVWDWYAMRRAMIAEVAPNVGHVALAAFAQRHPGRLTLITQNVDGLHQRAGSPGVLALHGNIMEDRWLDVPRTCCGTQAPLPGRPPKCGVCGNLRRPAVVWFCEMLPEQAFEEAERAARECELMLVVGTSGVVYPAAGLARMARGRVAILNPEPTELDDAADAVLSGTAATLLPQLLENWP
- a CDS encoding SRPBCC family protein — its product is MRRLLGTLLLLLSALPVLGAPRAIDREVLVEAEVDAVWQAWTTSEGIKTFFAPDARVELRVDGPFEIFINPYAQPGLKGADGMRIIGFQKNRMLSFTWNAPPSLPEARQQRSVVVLRFEPEGDKRTRVVLHHTGWGEGGEWDQAFEYFSKAWPSVLGNLQKRFATGPVDWTEWLQRMKATTR
- a CDS encoding GFA family protein, which translates into the protein MHIDGACHCGAITFSAEIDPARVMVCHCTDCQVLSGAPFRAVVIAPIGTFSLKGSPKSYIKVAQSGNRRAQVFCPDCGTPLYATAPENPTSVVIRLGCVRQRAQLRPAAQIWQHSAMPWLPDLSSVPGSPEQQAFLPPPPP
- a CDS encoding chromate transporter, which codes for MSITLGAADWLSLFVHYLTLSLLAVGGAITTAPDMHRYLVDERAWLTDPQFSASIAIAQAAPGPNVLFIALLGWNVGLNAGGLPTALLGMTVTMLGIMIPSTTLAYLAARWGHENRELRVVRAFKQGMAPIVVALLVATGWILATGSSYDLGDWPVWAVAIVSALLVWRTRLHLLWLLGAGALIGWMGWL